AACTAATTACAATTAACGGTAATTTACAGGCAGGAGATACTCTTTATGAATCTCTAATTAAAGAAGGCGTTCCCGCTGCTGAGATACTTAATTTGCAGGAAAAAGTTAAATCTGTAGTAGACTTCAGTTATCTTCCGGTTGGTAGTGAATATTCTTTAAAATATAGCCCGGAAGGAAAAGTAACAGAATTTATCTATAAACCAAATCCTATCGATATTTATTGTATAGATATTCCTGCTTCGGATTCGGAAGACTTAAAAGTAGTAAAGGAAGAGATTTCTCGAGAAACGGTACATTTTGAGGGGGTTATTAAAAGCTCTCTTTATGAATCAATGTTAGAATGTGCTAATTCACCTCAATTAGCCCTCCAAATAGCCGATATTTTTGCCTGGCAGATAGATTTTCTTACTGAATGTAGAGAAGGTGATACTTTTAAGATATTAGTTGAAAAGCAGTATAGAGGAGATTTTTATCGTTGGGGAAATATACTTGCTGCCGAATACGAAGGTGAACTTCTTAGCAAACATACCGCTATTTTTTTTACCGATCCCACAGGACATACAGATTATTATACCGAAGAAGGAAAATCATTAAGAAAGGCCTTCCTGAGAGCTCCTTTAAATTACAAGTATATCAGTTCTTATTTTTCTAAAAACCGTTTACACCCGATCTTAAGAATTTGGCGTCCTCATCTGGCTATTGATTATGCTGCTCCAACCGGAACTCCGGTTTCTACC
This sequence is a window from Candidatus Atribacteria bacterium. Protein-coding genes within it:
- a CDS encoding M23 family metallopeptidase — translated: MPKKKYYYHSYYYTYSNKKRRAKKIKMIVGGLFILLLFTGTFCFKILPLFSTKQNSETIPTSEEILKLATDETEEVPEILAEENSFQQEKEKELITINGNLQAGDTLYESLIKEGVPAAEILNLQEKVKSVVDFSYLPVGSEYSLKYSPEGKVTEFIYKPNPIDIYCIDIPASDSEDLKVVKEEISRETVHFEGVIKSSLYESMLECANSPQLALQIADIFAWQIDFLTECREGDTFKILVEKQYRGDFYRWGNILAAEYEGELLSKHTAIFFTDPTGHTDYYTEEGKSLRKAFLRAPLNYKYISSYFSKNRLHPILRIWRPHLAIDYAAPTGTPVSTIGDGTVIYVGWDNGYGNYIKIRHPNNYITAYGHLSRFATGLKNGQKVKQGEIIGYVGATGLATGSHLDFSISKNGEKVDFLKIKLPAAFSIDPQYKAQFKEAKDRLLNDLEKNRGLDLTLGSDNLRSINLEKE